A stretch of DNA from Lawsonibacter asaccharolyticus:
ACGACGACGGCATGATCTCCTATGTCTCTGTCATCGAGGAGGATGAGGAGTACGCCGAGCTGGTCTACATCTGGCTGGAGAAGGCCCCTGTCCTCTCTGATGACGCTTCTGTGAAGTCCATTGAGTTCAAGGGTATTGAAGTGAACTCTGACGGCTATGAGGACGGCGAAACCTATTCTCTGGAGATTCCTTACGGAAAGAATATCAGAAACGATGAGTTTAAAGCTGCCATTACAGTTGCTGATTATGCCGATGTCGAGGTATTCTGGGGCGACGGCACAACCGACGTCTATGCCGGTGATATGGACAGTAGCACGGATGCTATCTCCGGCCTGCCTGCAACCTTGACCATCGTGTGCACTTCTCAGGATGGCGAAAAGACCAGCACCGTGAAGGTCAACTTGAGCGAGGGCGCGGCTCCTGAAGCTGGTGAGAAGATCACTGGTGATGTGACTGTCATTAGGTCCGGCAATCCTGCGGATCTAGCCGCTGAGCCCAGCGGTGCCTATGTGTTCGAGACCATTACGACTCCTCCTGCTGCCGGGCTTAGTGGTAATGCTGATGAAAACATCTTCTTCAAGTTTACCACTACCCGCAACAATCAGTCTGTTAAAGTGGTGATTAAGGACAACGAGGGCGAGACTTTGTGGACTGAGACTCTGAAGTTTACCGACGAGGGAGACCACTACTCCTATGTCCATATTCTAAACAGAGCCGATGACGACCATGACCACAACCTGGGGATGGGCACTGGCCTCAAGACTGGTTCCTACTCCTGGTCCGTCACCTCTGGTGATGATGTGCTGGCCGCGGGTTCTTTCACTGTGGAATGATTCCCAGCGCGACTTCTGCCGCCCCCCGGAGCATTTGCTCCGGGGGGCTCTCTCACTTCCCCTCCAGCTTCTCCACCCGGGCAGACAGGGCGTTGATGTCGGCGCGCAGCTTATCCAGCACCACATTGAGAACACTGGGGCTGACGATCAGATCTCGCATGGCTTTCAGCGCCCCGTCGATCTTTTGATTATCAGCGTTAAACTCCGTCTGGAGCACCTGATCCGCGGCCTCCCACTGGGAGAGCCCATAATACTGAGTCTGTCCGCTTGCCATAAAAAATCCCTCCTGTCCTGACTGGGCCCGGCAGATCCGGACCCGCTCAAAACCGGAGGGAAAAGTTATTTTGTGAGACGTTTCAATACAAATTATGGAAGCAAAGCAAAACTGTGCTCATTTTGCCCCGCCTGTGCAGGGCTCACGGGCATTTTTTGAGGGGAGTGCTGGGATACGGCCTGATGAGGACATCGGACCCCGCAAAAAGGGAGGCATCTGTGGACGCAGATACCTTCCTTCTTGATGAGACAGTCGGGGAATACCGCCCGCAGGCCGGCCCCGCCCACTGCGAGCCCGACGAAGCGGGATGCAGTGGGAAAGAAAAGACAGCAAAACAAGCGTCCCCTGACTTATAAAATAAGTCGGAGCAAGCGATACAAAACTTGCTCCGACGTGGAAGGGACGGTTAAAATCTGGGCTATAGAGATGTCAGACCGGTCTTCTGACCGGCGGCGCTGATGCGCCGTAAATTCGCAGGTCCGCAGGACTAAACAATTGCGCAGGGAGGGCTTTGACCGACAGGGCATCGAAATGCCAAAGGGAGCGGCATCCAAAAAGAAAGACACGACAAAAGTCGTGTCTTTCTTTTTGGTGCGCGAGGCGGGACTTGAACCCGCACGTGCGTAATGCACACTAGAACCTGAATCTAGCGAGTCTGCCAATTCCACCACTCGCGCATATTGGCGGCACACAGAAAACGCTCAGTGCAGGTGATATATTAGCATAACTTGGTCCTGCTGTCAACACTTTTTGCGGAAAAACGTCAGCCGAAATGAAAAAAGATGGGTGCATAAAGAGAGGAGCAGTACAATAAAAATGATTGACAGAGCGTGGTCCCGCGTGGTAAGCTAGATAAACATATAAGGGAGTAGTCGGCGCGCCGCGCGGCAGAGTCAACAAACTGGAGGAAAGTCCTCCTGGCTCTGCATGAAACGATGAGACTTATCTGTCGTGGGGACAGATAGGTCTTTTCTTTTGCCCGTTCCAGAGTCGGGGAGGACCGGCTGCGTGTGAGGAGGAACCACAATATGAGCCTGTGGGAATTGTTTGTTATTGCGGTAGGACTGTCTATGGACGCCTTTGCAGTGGCCATATGCAAGGGACTTTCGGTGGGGCGGGTCAGGGGAAGCCACGCCGTGACGGCAGGAATCTATTTCGGCGGCTTTCAGATGCTGATGCCTCTTCTGGGCTATCTGCTGGGGGTGCGCTTTCAAGAGATCATCGCAGGAGTGGACCACTGGATCGCCTTCCTCCTGCTGGGGCTGATCGGAGCGAACATGATCCGGGAGTCCCGGGGCGGGGAAGAGCACGTGGACAGCTCCTTCCGCCCCCGGTCCATGCTGCCCCTGGCGGTGGCCACCAGCATCGACGCACTGGCGGTGGGAGTGACCTTCGCCTTTCTGCGGGTGGAGATCGGGCCGGCCGTTTCCTGCATCGGTGTCATCACCTTCCTGCTGTCGGCGGCGGGCGTGTATATCGGCGGAGCTTTTGGGGACCGCTTCCAGGGCAAAGCGGAGCTTGCCGGCGGGGTGATCCTGGTCCTGATGGGGAGCAAGATCCTGCTGGAGCATCTGGGGTTCCTTGGCTGAGGGGAGAGAAAGACAGGCTCCATTCTTGTACAGGGAAGCATAATGTGGTATAGTGGTCCTGAAAGCGGCGCTCCGCGTGCTGTGTGAAGGCGGGGCGGCTTCTGAACTGGGAAATGGAGTGTGGAGAGTATGAAAAAAATACTGAGCAGTCTTCCCGTCCGTCTGATCATCGGCGTGGTGATCGGCATCATCATCGGTCTGGGCTCTGCGGACCTGTGGATCGGAGGCACCGACGTGGGCGGCACGATCATGCAGGTGGTACTGACGCTGAAAAACCTGCTGGGCTCACTGATCAATTTCTGTGTCCCGCTGATCATCATCGGCTTTATTGCCCCGTCTATCACCCGTCTGCGGAGCAATGCCTCCCGGATGCTGGTCCTGGCGCTGGCACTGGCCTATACCTCCTCAGTATGCGCCGCACTGATGTCAATGGGGGCCGGCTACGCCATCATCCCCGGCCTGTCCATCCAGTCGGCGGCGGAGGGGCTGAGGGAGGCGCCGGAGCTGCTGTTCAACCTGGACATCGCGCCCGTCATGTCGGTGATGTCCGCGCTGGTCTTTTCTGTGTTGGTGGGCCTGGCGGCCACCTGGACCCGGGCCAAGGTCATCACCCAGGTGCTGGAGGAGTTCCAGCGGGTGGTGCTGGCGGTGGTCTCTCGGGTGGTGATCCCCATCCTGCCCTTCTTTATCGCGGGCACCTTCTGCGGGCTGGCCTATGAGGGCAGCATCACCCGCCAGCTGCCCGTCTTCCTCATCGTGATCCTGATCGTGATGGTGGGACACTACCTCTGGCTGGCAGTTCTGTATCTGCTGGCGGGGCTCTACTCCGGGGAGAAGCCCTGGGAGGTCCT
This window harbors:
- a CDS encoding Na+H+-dicarboxylate symporter, coding for MKKILSSLPVRLIIGVVIGIIIGLGSADLWIGGTDVGGTIMQVVLTLKNLLGSLINFCVPLIIIGFIAPSITRLRSNASRMLVLALALAYTSSVCAALMSMGAGYAIIPGLSIQSAAEGLREAPELLFNLDIAPVMSVMSALVFSVLVGLAATWTRAKVITQVLEEFQRVVLAVVSRVVIPILPFFIAGTFCGLAYEGSITRQLPVFLIVILIVMVGHYLWLAVLYLLAGLYSGEKPWEVLRHYGPAYLTAVGTMSSAATLAVALEGARKSKVLRRDMVDFGIPLFANIHLCGSVLTEVFFVMTVSKVLYGELPSLPTMILFCFLLGVFAVGAPGVPGGTVMASLGLIISVVGFDNDGTGLMMTIFALQDSFGTACNITGDGALTLMLTGYAKKHNIQEAPGNPLA
- a CDS encoding GBF69109.1 is translated as MLILPRLCRAHGHFLRGVLGYGLMRTSDPAKREASVDADTFLLDETVGEYRPQAGPAHCEPDEAGCSGKEKTAKQASPDL